Proteins from a genomic interval of Zingiber officinale cultivar Zhangliang chromosome 1B, Zo_v1.1, whole genome shotgun sequence:
- the LOC121991782 gene encoding protein SLOW WALKER 1-like, with protein MADESKPFFPVEKAHHVKPPPPRRPRLNTQESRFWRCFRHSELASGLILPVTALEFSPVAPFHLAAACSAAVHLYDGGSSPSLAPLPHSPLSGFSDVAYSPSFRCDGSLLAAGGESGLVQVFRLDKAGPPLRRLSAHARPVRFVRYPRLEDKLHVFSGGDDALLVYWDVPSETQLITFPGAHRDYIRAGSPSPTSPEVMATGSYDHSIKIWDVRVPSSSNAILSFSHGDPVESVLFLPSGGLLATAGGNVVKIWDVIGGGRLIHTMEGHNKTVSALSLGRVGNASTALGGGEPRLLSVSIDGYMKSFDFATFKITHSMRYPAQLLSIGFSPSGNSRVVGTSNGVIYMGMKKKLLQEENGTGSASVFDGYAPEPKKQVLKPTNYRYFHRGQTEKPRETDYPIKRAPKVKLAEHDKLLKKFRHREALVSVLSKKDPTSTVAVMEELVIRKKLLKCVANLDVDELGLLLRFLHKYATMPRYARFLMNLANKVIEMRPEDIQSNKHLSKHVGSLRRRVAEEIMIQRSLQEIQGMISPFLIIAGR; from the coding sequence ATGGCGGACGAGTCGAAGCCCTTCTTTCCGGTCGAGAAAGCTCACCACGTTAAGCCCCCGCCGCCGCGCCGTCCGCGGCTCAACACCCAGGAGTCCCGCTTTTGGCGCTGCTTCCGCCACTCCGAGCTCGCTTCCGGTCTCATCCTCCCCGTCACCGCCCTCGAGTTCTCCCCAGTGGCCCCCTTCCATCTTGCCGCGGCCTGCTCTGCCGCCGTGCACCTCTACGACGGCGGTTCCTCTCCTTCCCTCGCCCCCCTGCCCCATTCGCCTCTCTCTGGATTCTCCGATGTCGCCTACTCCCCATCCTTCCGCTGCGACGGATCCCTTCTGGCAGCCGGTGGAGAGTCCGGCCTCGTCCAGGTCTTCCGCCTTGACAAGGCTGGCCCGCCTCTTCGCCGCCTCAGCGCCCATGCTCGCCCCGTTCGTTTCGTCCGCTACCCTCGCCTAGAGGACAAGCTCCACGTCTTCTCCGGCGGAGATGATGCTCTCCTTGTCTACTGGGACGTTCCCTCCGAGACCCAGCTAATCACCTTCCCTGGCGCCCACCGTGACTACATCCGCGCTGGGTCACCCTCCCCGACCAGCCCTGAGGTCATGGCCACTGGCTCTTATGATCACTCCATCAAAATCTGGGACGTTCGTGTTCCATCAAGTTCGAACGCCATCCTCAGCTTCAGCCATGGGGATCCCGTGGAGAGTGTACTATTCTTGCCTTCCGGTGGACTTCTCGCCACTGCGGGTGGAAATGTTGTCAAGATTTGGGATGTTATCGGTGGTGGCAGGTTGATTCACACAATGGAAGGCCACAACAAGACTGTCTCTGCACTGTCTCTTGGTAGGGTTGGAAACGCTAGTACGGCCCTTGGAGGTGGAGAACCCAGACTCCTTAGTGTGTCTATCGATGGGTACATGAAAAGCTTCGACTTTGCAACCTTTAAGATCACACACTCCATGAGGTACCCTGCGCAGCTGCTTTCTATCGGTTTCTCCCCATCTGGCAATTCTCGTGTTGTTGGGACATCGAATGGGGTCATTTACATGGGAATGAAAAAGAAGCTGCTGCAAGAAGAGAATGGAACTGGAAGTGCTAGTGTTTTTGATGGGTATGCTCCTGAGCCTAAGAAGCAAGTTCTAAAGCCAACCAACTATAGATACTTTCACAGAGGTCAAACAGAGAAACCACGAGAGACTGATTATCCGATCAAGAGAGCACCAAAGGTGAAGCTTGCCGAGCATGATAAGCTTTTGAAGAAGTTTAGGCACAGGGAGGCTCTTGTTTCAGTTTTGAGTAAAAAGGATCCGACTAGTACAGTTGCTGTGATGGAGGAGCTAGTGATCAGGAAGAAACTGCTAAAATGCGTGGCAAATTTAGATGTTGATGAGCTTGGTTTGCTTCTGCGTTTCCTGCACAAGTATGCTACCATGCCACGTTATGCAAGGTTTCTAATGAACTTAGCAAATAAGGTTATTGAGATGCGTCCAGAGGATATTCAATCAAATAAGCATTTGAGCAAACATGTTGGAAGTCTTAGGCGCAGAGTTGCAGAAGAAATCATGATACAGCGCTCTTTGCAAGAGATACAGGGAATGATTTCACCTTTTCTCATAATAGCCGGACGTTGA
- the LOC122045099 gene encoding dirigent protein 1-like, with protein MASSSFVIFLLLALFAIATTTASPNPNGYMHLRFYNHERILGSGPDATVVYAVERTSSTSGAGFGNVIVYDNLLRAGVEPDSPIIGRNQGMGVGSSLAENSGLTNFQLVFTAGKYNGSSLALQGMFPVAPLGTVFERAITGGTGKFRLARGYLLTTESTSNTDSLIRPEQFIWLQKQGNQRLQNLIAAKTKKLLLDLLTAISICSDAMRLQVQMESIGLTG; from the exons ATGGCCTCCTCCTCTTTCGTCATCTTCCTCCTCTTGGCGCTCTTTGCCATTGCCACCACCACTGCCTCCCCCAATCCCAATGGCTACATGCATCTGCGCTTCTACAACCATGAGAGGATCCTCGGCTCAGGCCCCGACGCCACCGTCGTCTACGCAGTGGAGCGCACCAGCTCCACCTCCGGCGCCGGATTCGGCAACGTCATCGTCTACGACAACCTTCTCCGAGCCGGGGTCGAGCCCGACTCACCTATTATCGGTCGGAATCAGGGCATGGGAGTCGGGTCGAGCTTGGCAGAGAACTCCGGCCTCACCAACTTCCAGCTGGTTTTCACCGCTGGCAAGTACAACGGCAGCTCCCTCGCCCTGCAGGGGATGTTCCCGGTGGCCCCGCTGGGGACGGTGTTCGAACGGGCAATCACCGGTGGCACCGGAAAGTTCCGGCTCGCTAGAGGCTACCTCTTGACCACGGAA TCAACATCAAACACCGATTCCCTCATCAGGCCAGAGCAATTCATCTGGTTACAAAAGCAAGGCAATCAAAGACTGCAAAATTTGATAGCAGCAAAGACCAAGAAGCTGCTGCTAGATCTTCTGACTGCCATCAGTATATGCTCAGATGCTATGAGACTACAG GTTCAAATGGAGAGTATAGGTTTAACAGGCTGA